AAACGCGTACGGCTCCGCGCCGAGTCTGACCGCCGCGTCGAACGCTACCGGGATCATCAACACCACACTCGCGTTGTTGCTCAGCAGTTCGGTGAGGACCGCCGTGAACAGGTAAAACAGCGCGAGCACGACGATCACGTGGAAACCGCCGGCTCCCGAGACGGCCACACCGGCGAGAAGGGCCGCCGCCCCGGTTCGCTCCATCGCCAGTCCGAGTGGAATCAGGCCCGCGAGCAGGAAGATGACGCTCCAGTCGACCGCGCCGTACACCTCGCCGGGCTCGAGCACGCCCGTCGCGACCATCAGGACCGCCCCCGCGATCGAGGTGAGCAGGATCGGGTAGCGCTCGAGCCCGGCGATCAGGACGACGCCGGCGACGATGGCGAGCGCAAGTGGGAGCTTCGACCGGCGGTAGACGGGTCGAGTGTAATCGCCGGCGACGATCACGTCCCGGTTGCGCTCGAGTCGCTCGAGGGACTCCTCGCTCGCCTGGACGAGTAGCGTGTCACCCCCGCGGAGGATCCGCTGGTCCATCCGCGTGTGGACGATCTCAGGGCCGCGGCGCATCGCCAGCACGGTCGCGTCGTAGCGCTCGCGGAAGTTCGTGCTCGCGAGCGTCCGCCCGACCAGGTCGCCGTCGGGGGCGACGATCAGTTCGGCGAGGATCTGCGGGGCTGCCCGCTCGGCCCCGTTCGCGTCCGTCTCGAGAACGGCGTCGTCAACCTCGAGCCGGGGGAGCAACTCGAGTCCCGCCACGTCGGCGACGTCGATGACGGCCTGCCGACCCGTGCGGACGACGAGGACGTCGCCCGCCGCGAGTTCTTTCTCCTCGATTGCGGTTCCGAAGACGTCAGGGCCGCGCACGAGCGTTACCGCCTCGAGATCGACCTCGAGGTCGGCGAGGGCCTCGCGGACGGTCAGGCCGACGAGCGGGGAGCCCTCGGGGACGACGACCTCGGTGAGGTAGGCGGTCAGCTCGAACTCGTCGGTGAGTTCCTCGCTGGGTTCGATCCGATCGGGGAGCAGTCGCGGCGCGAACAGCAGCAGGTAGAGCGAGCCGACGACGAGGACGAGCGCGCCGAGGGCGGTGAATTCGAACATCGTGAACGGCCGACCGAGGTACGCCTCCTGGGCCACGATGCCGCTCGCTAGCAGGTTCGTCGAGGTGCCGATGAGCGTCAGCATGCCGCCGAGCATCGAGGCGTAGGAGATGGGGATCAGGAGCCGCGAGGGAGACGTATTGGTCCGCGCGGCGAGTTCGTTCGCGACCGGGATCATCAGCGCCACCACGGGGGTGTTGTTGACGAACCCCGCCGAGAGTCCGGAGACGCCGATCACCGACCCGAGCTGGCGGCGCTCGTCGGTCCCGGCGAATTCGACGAGCTTCTGACCGAGTAGCTGGACCGCTCCCGTTCGTCTGACTCCTTCACTCAGGATGAACATCATCAACACGGTGATCGTTGCCGGGTTCGCGAAGCCGGCGATCCCCTCGTCGGCCGAGATGGTGGTCCAGGGCTCGAGGACGACCAGCGCGACGATGACCCCGAGGGCGGTGACGTCGAGAGGCACCGGCTGGACGACGAAGAGGGCGACGGCGATCGCGATGATCGCGAAGACGACGAGCATCTCCGCCGTCAGCGGCGGAATCTCCGCTTCGGCCGTCGCTGCTGGAATCGCAGGGAGCGTGACGAGCGACGCGATGGAGTGGGGCGCAGCGTGCATCTCGTGTGCTCGAGTCGAGATCGACCGGATCCGGAGCCGCCCGCTGGCGTGGCCGGTCTGTCACCGACCGGTCGGCTCACGGGACCGACACGGTTGCAGACAGAACGCCGACGGGGGGACGGGAGCGGTCGACCGATTCGGCCCCCGGAATCTACGTGCGTCGAATCGACCCGCCATGGAACAGCAACCACCACGTGAACACGTAAGGATTCCCCACAGGAATCGAACAGTATCGCCCCGATCGACGCCGGTCGCGTCGGTCGTCGTCGCGCGCCGCGACCGAAAACCGAAGGCGTTACTCGAGTCGGCGCCGCGCTCTCGAGCATGAACGAATCGTTCGAGGTTATCCCGGCGGTCGACGTCCAGGACGGCGAGGTCGTCCAGCTGGTCCAGGGCGAGCGCGGCACCGAGAAACGGTACGGCGACCCGGTCGAGGCGGCCGAACGGTGGATCGACGCTGGCGCGGAGACGCTCCACCTGATCGACCTCGACGGCGCGTTCGAGGGCGAGCGCGCCAACGCCGAGGCCATCGACGCCGTGGTCGACGCGGTCGACGTTCCCACGCAGCTCGGCGGTGGGATTCGAACGGCCGACGACGCCACCGGCCTGCTCGAGCGAGGCGTCGACCGGGTCATCCTCGGCACCGCGGCCGTCGAGAACCCGGAACTCGTCGCGGAGATCAGCGAGGCGTATCCGGAGAGCGTCGTCGTGAGCCTCGACGCGAAAGACGGCGAGGTCGTCGTCGAAGGCTGGACCGAAGGAGCGGGAATCGCTCCCGCCGAGGCCGCCGATCGCTACGAGGGCCTCGGCGCTGCGGCGATCCTCTTTACGAACGTCGACGTCGAGGGTCGACTCGAGGGCGTTCGCACGGAACCGGTCGAAGAACTCGTCGCGGCGACCGACGTGCCGATTATCGCCAGCGGCGGGGTTGCGACGCTCGAGGACGTGCTCGCCCTGCGCGAGGCCGGCGCGGCGGCCGTCGTCGTCGGCAGCGCGCTCTACGAAGGGCAGTTCACGCTCGAGGAGGCGCGGGCCGCGCTCGAAGCCGGATCGGTCGACTGAACCGGCCGGAGCCGCTCACCGGCCGTAGATTAGCCGGTCGGCCGTTCGGTCGAGCCAGTTTTTCATTCGGCCAGCGTAGACAGCCGGTGCCGAGACGAGGCGCAGCTCTCGCTCGTCGACCTCGATGTACCCCCCTTCGAACGGATCGTGACGCGGCCGTTCGTCGTCCGGCTCCGTTCTGTCGTCGTTCACCGCGTCGACGACGGTGGTGAAGCTACACCGACCACAG
This portion of the Natronobeatus ordinarius genome encodes:
- a CDS encoding SLC13 family permease, which translates into the protein MPPLTAEMLVVFAIIAIAVALFVVQPVPLDVTALGVIVALVVLEPWTTISADEGIAGFANPATITVLMMFILSEGVRRTGAVQLLGQKLVEFAGTDERRQLGSVIGVSGLSAGFVNNTPVVALMIPVANELAARTNTSPSRLLIPISYASMLGGMLTLIGTSTNLLASGIVAQEAYLGRPFTMFEFTALGALVLVVGSLYLLLFAPRLLPDRIEPSEELTDEFELTAYLTEVVVPEGSPLVGLTVREALADLEVDLEAVTLVRGPDVFGTAIEEKELAAGDVLVVRTGRQAVIDVADVAGLELLPRLEVDDAVLETDANGAERAAPQILAELIVAPDGDLVGRTLASTNFRERYDATVLAMRRGPEIVHTRMDQRILRGGDTLLVQASEESLERLERNRDVIVAGDYTRPVYRRSKLPLALAIVAGVVLIAGLERYPILLTSIAGAVLMVATGVLEPGEVYGAVDWSVIFLLAGLIPLGLAMERTGAAALLAGVAVSGAGGFHVIVVLALFYLFTAVLTELLSNNASVVLMIPVAFDAAVRLGAEPYAFLLAVVFAASTPLLSPVGYQTNLMVYGPGGYEFTDFARVGAPLQLILTVVTTLGIVAIWGV
- the hisA gene encoding 1-(5-phosphoribosyl)-5-[(5-phosphoribosylamino)methylideneamino]imidazole-4-carboxamide isomerase translates to MNESFEVIPAVDVQDGEVVQLVQGERGTEKRYGDPVEAAERWIDAGAETLHLIDLDGAFEGERANAEAIDAVVDAVDVPTQLGGGIRTADDATGLLERGVDRVILGTAAVENPELVAEISEAYPESVVVSLDAKDGEVVVEGWTEGAGIAPAEAADRYEGLGAAAILFTNVDVEGRLEGVRTEPVEELVAATDVPIIASGGVATLEDVLALREAGAAAVVVGSALYEGQFTLEEARAALEAGSVD